In one window of Micromonospora cathayae DNA:
- a CDS encoding cyclase family protein encodes MTVETIPSERRGDVLLAAVAAGVRVFDLGRPLRIGMPQSPNHPPFWHTLPRRHGDSYRADGMSAANDLISLGTHVGTHIDALAHVSVDGRLHDGSDAMRAQTGGGFTTGAIDELPPLVGRGVLLDVPAALGVPALDPAYEITPADLDATVARQGTPVGPGDVVLVRSGWGRRYDDREAYIGHATGVPGVGEDGARWIAARGVRVAGADTIAFERLAAGSGHALLPAHRVLLAEHGINLIEAMALEELAEAGVWEFTLVLAHLNIVGATGSPVRPLAVVVSG; translated from the coding sequence ATGACCGTGGAGACCATCCCGAGCGAGCGGCGGGGCGACGTCCTGCTCGCCGCCGTCGCGGCCGGGGTCCGGGTCTTCGACCTGGGCCGGCCGTTGCGCATCGGCATGCCCCAGTCGCCGAACCACCCGCCGTTCTGGCACACCCTGCCCCGCCGGCACGGGGACAGCTACCGGGCCGACGGGATGTCCGCCGCCAACGACCTGATCTCGCTGGGCACCCACGTCGGCACGCACATCGACGCCCTCGCGCACGTCTCCGTCGACGGTCGGCTGCACGACGGCTCCGACGCGATGCGCGCGCAGACCGGCGGCGGCTTCACCACCGGCGCGATCGACGAACTGCCCCCGCTGGTGGGGCGCGGGGTGCTGCTCGACGTGCCGGCCGCGCTCGGCGTGCCCGCCCTCGACCCGGCGTACGAGATCACCCCCGCCGACCTGGACGCCACCGTCGCCCGGCAGGGCACCCCGGTCGGTCCGGGCGACGTGGTCCTGGTCCGCAGCGGCTGGGGCCGCCGGTACGACGACCGGGAGGCGTACATCGGGCACGCCACCGGGGTACCCGGGGTCGGCGAGGACGGGGCCCGCTGGATCGCCGCCCGGGGCGTCCGGGTGGCCGGCGCGGACACCATCGCGTTCGAACGGCTCGCCGCCGGCAGCGGACACGCCCTGCTGCCCGCGCACCGGGTGCTGCTCGCCGAACACGGCATCAACCTCATCGAGGCGATGGCCCTGGAGGAACTCGCCGAGGCCGGGGTGTGGGAGTTCACCCTGGTGCTGGCCCACCTGAACATCGTCGGCGCGACCGGCAGCCCGGTCCGCCCGCTCGCCGTGGTGGTGTCCGGATGA
- a CDS encoding MmgE/PrpD family protein, which produces MTATPVTATLGGQLADFAVTYGPTGEPLPEPVVRSVAQRVLDVLGIAVAATTLPTSVAVLDLVAERGGRPDARVIGLRQRVPASEAAFAHGVLAHSLDYDDTHLPSVLHPSASVVPAALAVAEQTRATGAEVTAAIAVGLEICVRVGMAGYDAATGANRYFERGQHATSMCGALGSAAAAGKLLGLGADGVLHAMGIAASMASGIIEGNRTGGTVKRMHCGWAAHAGVYAAQLAQRGITGPATLLEGRFGFFQAFLGGEFDAGAVIDGLGQRWEVPGIFFKPYPANHFTHAGIDAALALRAAGLRPADVASVELAVPTATVRTIGEPLDVKQAPETGYQAQFSGPYTIAAALLGGGGLGLGLDDFTDELARDPARRDLMSRVTVVADPRCDAIFPHQFPAVLRVRTTDGRLLEEAVLANRGGSQRPLTDDEVAGKFRDNAGRVLPPERVTAIAQAARTLPDAASVDDLLDPLMSENGIPL; this is translated from the coding sequence ATGACCGCCACACCGGTCACGGCCACCCTGGGCGGGCAGCTCGCCGACTTCGCCGTGACGTACGGCCCGACCGGCGAGCCGCTGCCCGAACCGGTGGTGCGCAGCGTCGCCCAGCGGGTGCTGGACGTGCTGGGTATCGCGGTCGCCGCCACCACCCTGCCCACCAGCGTCGCCGTGCTCGACCTGGTCGCCGAGCGGGGCGGCCGGCCCGACGCCCGGGTGATCGGGCTGCGGCAGCGGGTGCCGGCCAGCGAGGCGGCGTTCGCGCACGGCGTGCTCGCCCACTCCCTCGACTACGACGACACCCACCTGCCGTCGGTGCTGCACCCCAGCGCCAGCGTGGTCCCGGCGGCCCTCGCTGTCGCCGAGCAGACCCGGGCCACCGGCGCGGAGGTCACCGCCGCCATCGCGGTCGGCCTGGAGATCTGCGTCCGGGTCGGGATGGCCGGGTACGACGCCGCCACCGGGGCGAACCGCTACTTCGAACGGGGCCAGCACGCCACCTCGATGTGCGGGGCGCTCGGCTCGGCCGCCGCCGCCGGCAAGCTGCTCGGTCTCGGGGCCGACGGCGTGCTGCACGCGATGGGCATCGCCGCCAGCATGGCGTCCGGGATCATCGAGGGCAACCGCACCGGCGGCACCGTGAAACGGATGCACTGCGGCTGGGCCGCGCACGCCGGGGTGTACGCGGCGCAGCTCGCCCAGCGCGGGATCACCGGCCCGGCGACCCTGCTGGAGGGCCGCTTCGGCTTCTTCCAGGCGTTCCTCGGCGGCGAGTTCGACGCCGGGGCGGTCATCGACGGGCTGGGACAGCGGTGGGAGGTGCCGGGGATCTTCTTCAAGCCGTACCCGGCGAACCACTTCACCCACGCCGGCATCGACGCGGCGCTGGCGCTGCGCGCGGCCGGCCTGCGCCCCGCCGACGTGGCGAGCGTCGAGCTGGCCGTACCCACCGCCACCGTCCGGACCATCGGCGAGCCGCTCGACGTCAAGCAGGCCCCGGAGACCGGCTACCAGGCGCAGTTCTCCGGTCCGTACACCATCGCGGCGGCCCTGCTCGGCGGCGGCGGTCTCGGTCTCGGCCTGGACGACTTCACCGACGAACTGGCCCGCGACCCGGCCCGGCGGGACCTGATGAGCCGGGTCACCGTGGTCGCCGACCCGCGCTGCGACGCGATCTTCCCGCACCAGTTCCCGGCCGTGCTGCGGGTCCGCACCACCGACGGCCGGCTCCTCGAGGAGGCGGTGCTCGCCAACCGGGGCGGATCGCAGCGCCCGCTCACCGACGACGAGGTCGCCGGCAAGTTCCGCGACAACGCCGGCCGGGTGCTGCCCCCGGAGCGGGTGACCGCGATCGCCCAGGCCGCCCGGACGCTGCCCGACGCCGCCTCGGTGGACGACCTGCTCGACCCGCTGATGTCCGAAAACGGTATTCCGCTGTGA
- a CDS encoding CaiB/BaiF CoA transferase family protein, producing the protein MGGQESRSRRALEGVRVLDVSTILAGPLTCQILGDFGADVIKIEHPRHGDGMRGHGLSKNGVGLWWKMIGRNKRTVGLYLGDPEGQEIFRELVRTADVVVENFRPGTLERWGLGWADLRALNPGLVLLRVTGFGQTGPYAARPGFGTLAESMSGFAHLTGMPDGPPMLPAFGLADSIAGITGATAVLTALYARATGDGTGQEIDLDILEPIMTAVGPSVIYVDQLGVVQQRTGNRSLNNAPRNTYQTSDGHWVAISTSANSIAERVLTLVGHPEVIAEEWFATGAGRARHADLLDGYVAGWIGERTRDDVIESFTAAGAAVAPVYAPDELLADPQVQALDMITQVPDPDLGHIRMQNVLFRMSATPGEIRFTGRDVGADTDEVLGGELGISADRLAALRDRGVLR; encoded by the coding sequence GTGGGCGGGCAGGAGTCGCGGAGCCGACGGGCGCTCGAAGGGGTCCGGGTGCTCGACGTGTCGACGATCCTGGCGGGTCCGTTGACCTGCCAGATCCTCGGCGACTTCGGCGCCGACGTGATCAAGATCGAGCACCCGCGGCACGGTGACGGCATGCGGGGCCACGGCCTCAGCAAGAACGGCGTCGGTCTCTGGTGGAAGATGATCGGCCGGAACAAGCGGACCGTCGGGCTCTACCTCGGCGACCCGGAGGGTCAGGAGATCTTCCGGGAACTGGTCCGCACCGCCGACGTGGTGGTGGAGAACTTCCGCCCCGGCACCCTGGAACGCTGGGGCCTGGGCTGGGCGGACCTGCGGGCGCTCAACCCCGGGCTGGTCCTGCTGCGGGTCACCGGCTTCGGGCAGACCGGCCCGTACGCCGCCCGGCCCGGGTTCGGCACCCTCGCCGAGTCGATGAGCGGCTTCGCCCACCTCACCGGGATGCCGGACGGGCCGCCGATGCTGCCCGCCTTCGGGCTGGCCGACTCGATCGCCGGGATCACCGGCGCGACGGCGGTGCTGACCGCCCTCTACGCGCGGGCCACCGGCGACGGCACCGGCCAGGAGATCGACCTGGACATCCTGGAACCGATCATGACGGCGGTCGGGCCGAGCGTGATCTACGTCGACCAGCTCGGCGTGGTCCAGCAGCGCACCGGCAACCGGTCGCTGAACAACGCGCCGCGCAACACGTACCAGACCTCCGACGGGCACTGGGTGGCCATCTCCACCTCGGCGAACTCCATCGCCGAACGGGTGCTGACCCTGGTCGGGCACCCCGAGGTGATCGCCGAGGAGTGGTTCGCCACCGGCGCCGGCCGGGCCCGGCACGCCGACCTGCTCGACGGGTACGTGGCCGGCTGGATCGGCGAGCGGACCCGGGACGACGTGATCGAGTCGTTCACCGCCGCCGGGGCCGCCGTGGCCCCGGTGTACGCGCCGGACGAACTCCTGGCCGACCCGCAGGTCCAGGCGCTGGACATGATCACCCAGGTCCCCGACCCGGACCTGGGCCACATCCGGATGCAGAACGTGCTGTTCCGGATGAGCGCCACCCCCGGTGAGATCCGTTTCACCGGACGGGACGTGGGCGCCGACACCGACGAGGTGCTCGGCGGGGAACTGGGCATCAGCGCGGACCGACTCGCCGCGCTGCGAGACCGGGGAGTGCTGCGATGA
- a CDS encoding ABC transporter ATP-binding protein, translated as MDLHLDAVTVTLDGRRLVHDLCLTVGRGETVGLVGPNGSGKSTALRCVYRALRPTRGVVRVGGADLATLALRDSARTVAALTQDGGTDLDFTVAEVVALGRAPHLRGNRALSPRERELCAAAMARLGVDHLADRGVLGLSGGERQRVLVARALVQEPELLVLDEPTNHLDVRHQIELLSLLRGTEVTVLVVLHDLNLAAATCDRIGVLAHGALVAVGTPWEVLTPELIRDVFGVAATVVAHPLTGDPQLLYSLRTPPDLP; from the coding sequence ATGGACCTGCACCTGGACGCCGTGACCGTCACCCTGGACGGCCGGCGGCTCGTCCACGACCTGTGCCTCACCGTCGGCCGGGGCGAGACGGTGGGTCTGGTCGGGCCGAACGGCTCCGGCAAGTCCACCGCGCTGCGCTGCGTCTACCGGGCGCTGCGGCCGACCCGGGGGGTGGTCCGCGTCGGCGGGGCCGATCTCGCCACGCTGGCGCTGCGGGACAGCGCCCGCACGGTCGCCGCGCTCACCCAGGACGGCGGCACCGACCTGGACTTCACCGTCGCCGAGGTGGTGGCCCTCGGGCGCGCCCCGCACCTGCGCGGCAACCGGGCCCTCAGCCCGCGCGAACGGGAGCTCTGCGCGGCGGCGATGGCCCGGCTCGGCGTCGACCACCTCGCCGACCGGGGCGTGCTCGGCCTCTCCGGCGGGGAACGGCAGCGGGTCCTGGTGGCCCGCGCGCTGGTCCAGGAACCCGAACTGCTGGTGCTCGACGAACCGACCAACCACCTCGACGTACGGCACCAGATCGAGCTGCTGTCCCTGCTGCGGGGCACCGAGGTCACCGTACTGGTGGTGCTGCACGACCTGAACCTGGCCGCCGCCACCTGCGACCGGATCGGCGTGCTGGCGCACGGCGCGTTGGTCGCCGTCGGCACCCCGTGGGAGGTGCTCACCCCGGAGCTGATCCGGGACGTCTTCGGGGTGGCCGCCACGGTGGTCGCCCACCCGCTCACCGGCGACCCGCAGCTCCTCTACTCCCTGCGCACCCCGCCCGACCTGCCCTGA
- a CDS encoding MFS transporter, translating into MTAISVSPGPASTGRRAVLRDPAFLRLWTGTTASGLGTWALPFVLGLAVLDRRLSGVGLGLVLAARTVGFLVAVPVGGVLADRLSRRRVVLWSGLAAASASPVLAVAMGRSTVVMALAAAVMGAGQGACRPAFQALTAEVVTEDRRQRANAAITLAVRVTTLVAPALVALLATVVEVGSLLFGIGVLWLLAALVPPPGRGRPGRATPGHDQAERTTPERATSERATPVGRASRAGFVAEFTDGLREARRHPWFLGGLGALTAVIATGYSATGVLLPLVSRDRYGTEAVLAAVLTGYAVGALAGAVLVARWQPAARGWGALAGLAAYAFAPLSLLLDVPAVVLVTAYVLAGVGIELFNVPWFTAIQREVHPDRLARVSSLDFLLSYGLAPVGLALVAPAADAFGAPVVLGCCALVCLVAPVLAARVPGARDFSRPTPAPTPTPTPTPTRSRDDAAAGPGTAGPGATGTARRR; encoded by the coding sequence GTGACAGCAATCTCGGTGTCCCCCGGCCCGGCGTCCACCGGACGACGGGCGGTGCTGCGGGACCCCGCGTTCCTGCGCCTGTGGACGGGCACCACGGCCTCGGGCCTGGGCACCTGGGCGTTGCCCTTCGTGTTGGGGCTGGCCGTGCTCGACCGTCGGCTCTCCGGGGTCGGGCTCGGTCTGGTGCTGGCCGCCCGGACCGTCGGTTTCCTCGTCGCCGTGCCGGTGGGCGGCGTGCTCGCCGACCGGCTCTCCCGTCGCCGGGTGGTGCTCTGGTCCGGCCTGGCCGCCGCGTCGGCGAGCCCGGTGCTGGCCGTCGCGATGGGACGGTCGACGGTGGTGATGGCGCTGGCCGCCGCGGTGATGGGCGCGGGGCAGGGGGCGTGCCGCCCCGCCTTCCAGGCGCTCACCGCGGAAGTGGTGACCGAGGACCGTCGGCAGCGGGCCAACGCGGCCATCACCCTGGCGGTACGGGTGACCACCCTGGTCGCCCCGGCCCTGGTGGCCCTGCTCGCCACCGTCGTCGAGGTGGGGTCGCTGCTGTTCGGCATCGGCGTGCTCTGGCTGCTGGCCGCCCTGGTCCCACCGCCGGGCCGGGGACGGCCGGGGCGGGCGACGCCAGGGCACGACCAGGCGGAACGAACCACGCCGGAGCGGGCCACGTCGGAGCGGGCCACGCCGGTCGGCCGGGCATCCCGGGCCGGTTTCGTCGCCGAGTTCACCGACGGGCTCCGCGAGGCGCGCCGGCACCCCTGGTTCCTGGGTGGGCTGGGGGCGCTCACCGCCGTCATCGCCACCGGCTACTCCGCTACCGGCGTGCTGCTGCCGCTGGTCAGCCGGGACCGGTACGGCACCGAGGCGGTGCTGGCCGCGGTGCTGACCGGGTACGCGGTGGGAGCCCTGGCCGGGGCGGTGCTGGTGGCCCGGTGGCAGCCGGCGGCCCGGGGCTGGGGCGCGCTGGCCGGGTTGGCCGCCTACGCCTTCGCGCCGCTGAGCCTGCTCCTCGACGTGCCGGCGGTGGTGCTGGTGACGGCGTACGTGCTGGCCGGGGTCGGCATCGAACTGTTCAACGTCCCCTGGTTCACCGCCATCCAACGGGAGGTGCACCCGGACCGGCTGGCCCGGGTCTCCAGCCTGGACTTCCTGCTCTCCTACGGCCTGGCCCCGGTCGGTCTGGCGCTCGTCGCCCCGGCGGCCGACGCGTTCGGCGCGCCGGTCGTCCTCGGGTGCTGCGCCCTGGTGTGTCTTGTGGCGCCGGTGCTGGCCGCCCGGGTGCCCGGGGCACGGGACTTCTCCCGCCCGACCCCGGCACCGACCCCGACCCCGACCCCGACCCCGACACGGTCCCGGGACGACGCGGCCGCCGGCCCCGGGACCGCCGGTCCGGGTGCGACCGGGACGGCCCGCCGCCGGTGA
- a CDS encoding methyltransferase, translated as MDHTTTGPSLLDELPPPLPADRIIALNQPRGDLHTERRYEWNGWEFDVPPGVFLPGGTSRMVHERLLDGRIPVAGRRYGAMGVGLGVETVAAAHAGAAEIYAVDVHPQSVATAQRHHRRLAGHTPARFVPVVADLFDGFPDGVRLDVVTFNPPAVSQTVSDDPDVVRNVCRGAPLLAAFFRQLAGRDVLAADGEVFLVVSNTADLPTIVRHALDAGLTPTVDHVHDWQDGVFTYLFRIRPGADA; from the coding sequence ATGGACCACACGACGACCGGACCGTCCCTTCTCGACGAGCTGCCACCACCCCTGCCGGCGGACCGGATCATCGCCCTCAACCAGCCCCGGGGCGACCTGCACACCGAACGCCGGTACGAGTGGAACGGCTGGGAGTTCGACGTACCGCCGGGAGTGTTCCTGCCCGGCGGTACCAGCCGGATGGTCCACGAACGACTTCTCGACGGCCGGATCCCGGTCGCCGGCCGGCGGTACGGCGCGATGGGCGTCGGCCTCGGCGTCGAGACGGTGGCCGCCGCGCACGCCGGTGCCGCCGAGATCTACGCGGTCGACGTCCACCCGCAGAGCGTGGCCACGGCGCAACGGCACCACCGGCGGCTCGCCGGCCACACCCCCGCGAGATTCGTCCCGGTGGTGGCGGACCTGTTCGACGGCTTCCCGGACGGGGTCCGGCTGGACGTGGTCACCTTCAACCCGCCCGCGGTCAGCCAGACCGTCAGCGACGATCCCGACGTGGTCCGCAACGTCTGCCGGGGCGCGCCCCTGCTGGCCGCCTTCTTCCGGCAACTCGCCGGCCGGGACGTGCTGGCCGCCGACGGTGAGGTGTTCCTCGTCGTCTCCAACACCGCCGACCTGCCGACGATCGTGCGACACGCGCTCGACGCCGGGCTGACCCCCACCGTCGACCACGTGCACGACTGGCAGGACGGCGTGTTCACGTACCTGTTCCGGATCCGGCCCGGGGCGGACGCGTGA
- a CDS encoding Rossmann-like domain-containing protein, which translates to MTAPRWTDLGHLVDDVLAGRLGPDPATTVATSVFWLHHGTRLATGDTTYRNQYVLARSGRSFGACAVEAGEVDPGICADASGRSLAALITEGPPALRLAALDAYLAELRPHRDATEAERVTLPAGPPQVRARARDAAVAGLLDVAPGAKVALIGVVNPLVAAIRDRGAVCLPCDLHLRTTQWGEPVSDSAAEVLAAADAVVATGMTLGNGSFDQILRHCRDRSVPLVVYAQTGSAVARAFLGAGVTALSAEPFPFSQFSADPTVLYRYRAPVPRPADPPTRPAAATRSDAAGPVPAGPARDTDGPS; encoded by the coding sequence GTGACCGCGCCACGCTGGACCGACCTGGGGCACCTGGTCGACGACGTGCTGGCCGGCCGGCTCGGCCCGGACCCGGCGACCACCGTCGCCACCAGCGTCTTCTGGCTGCACCACGGGACCCGCCTCGCCACCGGTGACACCACCTACCGCAACCAGTACGTCCTGGCGCGGTCGGGTCGGTCGTTCGGGGCCTGCGCGGTGGAGGCCGGCGAGGTCGACCCGGGGATCTGCGCGGACGCCTCCGGCCGGTCGCTGGCCGCCCTGATCACCGAGGGGCCGCCCGCCCTGCGGCTCGCCGCACTCGACGCCTACCTGGCCGAGCTACGGCCGCACCGGGACGCCACCGAGGCCGAACGGGTGACCCTGCCGGCCGGCCCGCCGCAGGTACGCGCCCGGGCCCGCGACGCGGCCGTCGCCGGGCTGCTCGACGTCGCGCCCGGGGCGAAGGTCGCCCTGATCGGCGTGGTCAACCCGCTGGTCGCGGCGATCCGGGACCGGGGCGCGGTCTGTCTGCCCTGCGATCTGCACCTGCGCACCACCCAGTGGGGCGAGCCGGTCAGCGACTCGGCGGCCGAGGTGCTCGCCGCCGCCGACGCGGTCGTGGCGACCGGGATGACCCTGGGCAACGGGTCGTTCGACCAGATCCTGCGGCACTGCCGGGACCGGTCCGTGCCGCTGGTCGTGTACGCGCAGACCGGCAGCGCGGTGGCGCGCGCCTTCCTGGGGGCCGGGGTGACCGCGCTGTCCGCCGAGCCCTTCCCGTTCTCCCAGTTCAGCGCCGACCCGACCGTGCTGTACCGGTACCGGGCCCCGGTGCCCCGCCCCGCCGATCCGCCGACCCGGCCCGCCGCGGCGACCCGATCCGACGCGGCGGGACCGGTGCCGGCCGGGCCGGCCCGCGACACCGACGGCCCGTCGTGA
- a CDS encoding ABC transporter substrate-binding protein, giving the protein MTFHPSSRAALAAGLTAVLLLTACGAEVTDAGAGAGTVTVPRCGEQVEYTTPKRAVVYEGGSADKLFALGLTAHVHGYVMPPANPPVTGSPWAAEYARVTFLSDDLLNKELVVHERADLVVAGWNSGFSDKRGITPEILDSLGIQSFLHTESCFNYPGFPERVAPFEGLYTDLERLGRIFGVPDRAADLVRGYRQRVAAVTAQAPAERLPVFLYDSGTDQPFTAGRQVPPTDIISFAGGRNIFADLDARWTQVSWEAVVQAQPEVIVILDYGDKPAAEKIAFLRSFPTTRNLPAVVNDRFFVLDYNEGISSPRNIDGLEKFARYLRDLRR; this is encoded by the coding sequence GTGACCTTCCACCCGTCCAGCCGGGCCGCTCTGGCTGCCGGCCTGACCGCCGTCCTGCTGCTCACCGCCTGCGGCGCGGAGGTGACCGACGCCGGTGCCGGGGCCGGCACGGTCACCGTGCCGCGCTGCGGCGAGCAGGTGGAGTACACCACCCCGAAGCGGGCCGTCGTCTACGAGGGCGGCAGCGCCGACAAGCTGTTCGCGCTCGGCCTGACCGCGCACGTGCACGGGTACGTGATGCCGCCGGCCAACCCGCCGGTGACCGGCTCGCCCTGGGCCGCCGAGTACGCCCGGGTGACGTTCCTCAGCGACGACCTGCTCAACAAGGAACTGGTCGTGCACGAGCGGGCGGACCTGGTGGTGGCCGGCTGGAACTCCGGCTTCAGTGACAAGCGCGGCATCACCCCGGAGATCCTCGACTCCCTCGGCATCCAGAGCTTCCTGCACACCGAGTCCTGCTTCAACTATCCGGGCTTCCCGGAGCGGGTCGCCCCGTTCGAGGGGCTCTACACCGACCTGGAGCGGCTCGGCCGGATCTTCGGGGTGCCGGACCGGGCCGCGGACCTGGTCCGCGGCTACCGGCAGCGGGTGGCCGCCGTGACGGCCCAGGCCCCGGCGGAGCGGCTGCCGGTGTTCCTCTACGACTCCGGCACCGACCAGCCGTTCACCGCCGGTCGGCAGGTGCCGCCGACCGACATCATCTCCTTCGCCGGGGGCCGGAACATCTTCGCCGACCTGGACGCCCGGTGGACCCAGGTGAGCTGGGAGGCCGTGGTGCAGGCCCAGCCGGAGGTCATCGTGATCCTCGACTACGGCGACAAGCCGGCGGCGGAGAAGATCGCCTTCCTCCGGTCGTTCCCGACCACGAGGAACCTGCCGGCCGTGGTCAACGACCGGTTCTTCGTCCTCGACTACAACGAGGGGATCTCCAGCCCGCGCAACATCGACGGGCTGGAGAAGTTCGCCCGGTACCTGCGTGACCTCCGCCGCTGA
- a CDS encoding pyridoxal-phosphate dependent enzyme: MYDHIADAMGEPDLIRVDDGLFCLRFETMKIVSALAAVRSLLDQGVIRPGDTLLDSSSGIYAYALALACHRYGLRCRIVGSTTVDPTLRAQLAVLGARLDQMAPSDSLRLDQNRRVARIREILAAHPEYHWMRQYHDRIHYQGYRAVADRIRRDLDTRDLTVVGGVGSGASTGALARYLRQHSPAVRLVGLQPFGSITFGAGHVADPDIIIAGIGSSIPFDNVDHGSYDTIHWVGFEAARTGSVDLLRRHAVFAGLSTGAAYLAARWERGHGGNGPVLFVAADTGHRYVEAVFARHEEVPDLAELAPRQVDALDDLGLPWSRMAWGRRPAPSEVTAGTYGADPPGHRPAA, from the coding sequence GTGTACGACCACATCGCCGACGCCATGGGTGAGCCGGACCTGATCCGGGTCGACGACGGACTGTTCTGTCTACGGTTCGAGACGATGAAGATCGTCTCCGCGCTGGCCGCCGTGCGGAGCCTGCTCGACCAGGGGGTGATCCGGCCGGGCGACACCCTGCTGGACAGCTCCAGCGGCATCTACGCGTACGCGCTCGCGCTGGCCTGCCACCGGTACGGCCTGCGCTGCCGGATCGTCGGCTCGACCACCGTCGACCCGACGCTGCGCGCCCAACTCGCCGTGCTCGGGGCCCGACTCGACCAGATGGCCCCCTCGGACAGTCTCCGGCTCGACCAGAACCGCCGGGTCGCGCGGATCCGGGAGATCCTCGCCGCGCACCCGGAGTACCACTGGATGCGCCAGTACCACGACCGGATCCACTACCAGGGCTACCGGGCGGTCGCCGACCGGATCCGCCGGGACCTGGACACCCGGGACCTGACCGTGGTGGGTGGGGTCGGTTCGGGGGCGTCCACCGGCGCGCTCGCCCGGTACCTGCGGCAGCACTCACCGGCGGTACGCCTGGTCGGGCTGCAACCGTTCGGCAGCATCACCTTCGGCGCCGGACACGTCGCCGACCCGGACATCATCATCGCCGGGATCGGCAGCTCGATCCCGTTCGACAACGTGGACCACGGGTCGTACGACACGATCCACTGGGTGGGTTTCGAGGCTGCCCGCACGGGCAGCGTGGACCTGCTGCGCCGGCACGCCGTCTTCGCCGGGCTCTCCACCGGGGCCGCCTACCTGGCCGCCCGCTGGGAGCGCGGGCACGGCGGGAACGGCCCGGTGCTGTTCGTCGCCGCCGACACCGGCCACCGGTACGTCGAGGCGGTGTTCGCCCGGCACGAGGAGGTACCGGACCTGGCCGAGCTGGCGCCCCGGCAGGTCGACGCCCTGGACGACCTGGGCCTGCCCTGGTCGCGGATGGCGTGGGGACGGCGGCCGGCACCGTCGGAGGTCACCGCCGGGACGTACGGCGCCGACCCGCCGGGACACCGGCCGGCCGCGTGA
- a CDS encoding FecCD family ABC transporter permease, with protein MLPRQLPSPAGVAPGGPTRRQDRPGAAPGRGWATPALVVPVLLVALAGSVLVVIGSGAAPVPPADTARYLWAGLTGGTITADEVTRYQIVWQIRTPRVLLAACVGAGLGAVGVAVQALVRNALADPYVLGVSSGASVGAVAVTVTGGLAAAGGYAVSVGAFVGALVATALVFLAARSRAGLTPLRLVLTGVVLSFGFQSMMAVIVYLSPDSEATATLLFWSMGGFGAATWGTLPPVAVVVLVGVVLLHRHSRTLDVLTFGDETAASLGVDSGRTRTGLFVLTALVTGAVVAVSGAIAFVGLVLPHLVRIVVGATHARVLAVTPLAGALFMVWVDLLSRTVVAPRELPLGVITALVGVPVFIALMRRRAYLFGGR; from the coding sequence GTGCTCCCGCGTCAACTCCCGTCCCCGGCCGGCGTCGCGCCGGGCGGCCCGACCCGCCGCCAGGACCGCCCCGGGGCCGCGCCCGGCCGCGGGTGGGCCACCCCGGCGCTGGTGGTGCCCGTCCTGCTGGTCGCGCTGGCCGGTTCGGTGCTGGTGGTGATCGGGTCGGGCGCGGCCCCGGTGCCGCCCGCCGACACCGCCCGCTACCTCTGGGCCGGGCTCACCGGCGGCACCATCACCGCCGACGAGGTGACCCGCTACCAGATCGTCTGGCAGATCCGTACCCCCCGGGTGCTCCTCGCCGCCTGCGTCGGCGCCGGCCTCGGCGCGGTCGGGGTCGCGGTGCAGGCCCTGGTACGCAACGCGCTCGCCGACCCGTACGTGCTGGGGGTGTCCTCCGGCGCGTCGGTCGGCGCGGTCGCGGTCACCGTGACCGGTGGGCTCGCCGCGGCCGGCGGCTACGCCGTCTCGGTCGGGGCGTTCGTCGGCGCGCTCGTCGCCACCGCGCTGGTCTTCCTGGCCGCCCGGAGCCGGGCCGGACTCACCCCGCTGCGGCTGGTGCTCACCGGGGTGGTGCTGTCGTTCGGCTTCCAGTCCATGATGGCGGTGATCGTGTACCTCTCCCCGGACAGCGAGGCGACCGCCACCCTGCTGTTCTGGTCGATGGGCGGGTTCGGCGCGGCCACCTGGGGGACGCTGCCGCCGGTCGCCGTGGTGGTCCTCGTCGGGGTCGTCCTGCTGCACCGCCACAGCCGGACGCTTGACGTGCTGACCTTCGGCGACGAGACGGCCGCCAGCCTCGGCGTCGACAGCGGCCGGACCCGCACCGGGCTGTTCGTCCTCACCGCGCTGGTCACCGGGGCGGTGGTCGCGGTCAGCGGGGCGATCGCCTTCGTCGGGCTGGTACTGCCGCACCTGGTCCGGATCGTGGTCGGCGCCACCCACGCCCGGGTCCTCGCCGTCACCCCCCTGGCCGGGGCGCTGTTCATGGTCTGGGTCGACCTGCTGTCCCGGACCGTGGTGGCACCCCGGGAACTTCCCCTCGGCGTGATCACCGCCCTGGTCGGGGTGCCGGTCTTCATCGCCCTGATGCGCCGGCGGGCCTACCTGTTCGGCGGGCGGTGA